The Dehalococcoides mccartyi CG5 genome contains the following window.
ATCGCGACCGAAGCTGATTTCATACGACTCTGTAGAAAAAGAAGTGTGTTTACAGATGAGCAACTCGCCAATCAATGGCGATTTAACAAGGCCAGGAGGCCTTTTATAGTCAACTTTCTGTATGTCTATTCGTTTCCTAAACGCATTAACTTACATAAACTGATTGAAATAGGGGTCATTACCAGCGTAACCGATGCCCCAAGAGGCTTCACACCTATAAGTAACAATAACTTCAGGGACATATTACGGGAGTGCCAAGCTGATGAAAGTATTATTGTCGATTAAACCGGAATTCGCATCGAAAATATTTGATGGGTCAAAGAAGTATGAATACCGGCGTGTTATTTTTAAGCGGAAAGGCGTGGAAACGATTCTCGTTTATGCTTCTGACCCCATCAGGCGCGTAATCGGTGAATTTGATATTGGAGAAGTGCTTCATGAGGCGCCGGAGCAGCTTTGGGAGCGGACTTGTAGCTATGCCGGCATAACAAAGACCAGATTCATGGAGTACTTTACGAATCAAGAGAAAGGTTTTGCCATTGGGGTGAAGGAAGCAAGAAAATATTCGAATTCACTGTCGCTTGATGACCTGATGTTATCGCTACCTCCGCAATCGTTTATATACCTGGATATACGAGCGAGAAATGGCTCTGCAAGGGTAACTTAATTATGAATTGCATCGGTATTTGGCTAACGCATACCCAATCAGACCAGTCTGCTTCAGAAGCTGATAATCTGGAATGTCATTTCAACCTCTGGATGCTAAATACCTCTCGCCACCAACGCCATGTTAAGAATCTCGACTGCTTTCTAGATATAGGTGTCATGTTAAACCATGCGAATAACACTACTCACATAAACATATTCGTACCTGATAAAATCGACAGATCGAACCTTCAGGACTTAGGTTTGACATTCAGAGATAGGACCGAACTCGTTTCCGCGGTATTTAATGAAGACTACGGGGTCTTGACTCGTGCTAAAGAAAAGGTAATTGAGGTACAGAAAGCCGATAGTACACCTTTATTCGATATATATATGCTCGACATTGATAACGACGTTTCTATAGAGAGCCAATTTGGTGGCTCAACCATACGCATCCGAGTTCCCGACCACTTAAGAAAAAAGAAGCACTACTATCGAATCAGACTGAAATGCGCCTTTGTGGACCAGACTGGCTACATTTACACTCCACCCGCTAGTTCATTTTTAGAAGGCGCTTTCTTTCAAACCGAGCTGATTGACTTCCGGGTTAATGA
Protein-coding sequences here:
- a CDS encoding phage associated protein, with protein sequence MKVLLSIKPEFASKIFDGSKKYEYRRVIFKRKGVETILVYASDPIRRVIGEFDIGEVLHEAPEQLWERTCSYAGITKTRFMEYFTNQEKGFAIGVKEARKYSNSLSLDDLMLSLPPQSFIYLDIRARNGSARVT